One stretch of Roseimicrobium sp. ORNL1 DNA includes these proteins:
- a CDS encoding c-type cytochrome, which translates to MKLKSLLAGALLLPLPLSLSAAPQWIWTSTKATDGQKATFKKTFTIEGEVKSATLSVSCDNGADALLNGKKVFTNPDWMEATKADVKAALKSGENELRFDARNQGGTAALIAKLEIETADGKKTTVETGEGWQGTDTGKEEWAVAKVLAPLGAGPWGDVFSSNRAKGNNNKKNDGPTTATPAEEVVVLPGFKAELLYTVPKAEQGSWVSMTVDPKGRLLVGDQYGGIYRVTLPPVGSKEQAKVEPLPLKIGGAHGLLYAFNSLYVMINEMSAPQNAGRSGGIWRLKDNGDGTFGEPEQLRKIAGGGEHGTHSMVVSPDGKSIIFNSGNHTKLPENFELSRPARAWNEDHILPRMWDANGHARGVMAPGGYICKMDPDGKKVELFCYGFRNEFDIAFNSAGELFTFDADMEWDMGAPWYRPTRINHCVSGADYGWRSGSGKWPTFYPDSLPATVDIGPGSPTGVVSGTGAKFPAKYQRAVYAADWTYGTMYVIHSTPKGGTYESVKEEFVSGKPLPLTDLIIHPQDGAMYFAVGGRRTQSALYRVTYVGSESTAAAEPLPLTAEMKLRHELEKLHEDGTGEDAIAKAWPHLSSADRFVRYAARVAIERQPVTAWKGKALAEQNPQALIEASIALARIGAVGSPVPLPEGKPKAGASSGAVGETSPENAPLQAALLGALERIDFDSLDLDHQLQILRAYELVFTRLGKPSPEVCANLAEKFDSVYPVKSNAANLELAQLLIFLESKRVVAKTLGLMATAKDDSEALASDALLARNTGYARAADEVHRSQPNRQQISYMFALRNATAGWTKESRETYFSWFPRARQWKGGNSFKGFIENTRQEALANFAPDDERAALDALSSKNDAVQVANFVAPKGPGRAYTIDEVLKLAEGDGLKHRNFENGKAMFTSTLCLTCHRFGGDGGSIGPDVTGAGSRYTLRDLMENIIEPSKVISDQYDSHQIEKKDGGLVIGRIVAEENGDLMVMMNPFAPTTLTKVPADEVKSKKTQPVSMMPPGLINTLNQDELLDLIAYILSAGNPQDARFAK; encoded by the coding sequence ATGAAGTTGAAATCACTCCTCGCCGGCGCATTGCTCCTGCCGTTGCCGCTTTCCCTGTCTGCGGCTCCCCAGTGGATCTGGACCTCCACGAAGGCCACGGACGGACAGAAGGCGACCTTCAAGAAGACCTTCACCATCGAGGGCGAGGTGAAGTCGGCCACACTGTCGGTGTCCTGTGACAACGGCGCGGATGCGTTGCTGAATGGCAAGAAGGTGTTCACCAATCCGGACTGGATGGAGGCCACCAAGGCGGATGTGAAGGCTGCGCTGAAATCTGGGGAGAATGAACTGCGCTTCGACGCGCGCAACCAGGGCGGCACGGCGGCGCTCATCGCGAAGCTTGAAATCGAAACTGCGGATGGCAAGAAGACCACCGTGGAAACCGGCGAAGGCTGGCAGGGTACGGACACGGGGAAGGAAGAGTGGGCGGTTGCGAAAGTACTGGCGCCTCTCGGTGCTGGCCCGTGGGGCGATGTCTTCTCCAGCAACCGCGCCAAAGGAAACAACAACAAGAAGAACGATGGCCCCACTACGGCCACCCCTGCGGAGGAAGTCGTGGTGCTGCCGGGGTTCAAGGCGGAACTGCTCTACACGGTGCCGAAGGCCGAGCAGGGATCGTGGGTCAGCATGACGGTGGATCCGAAAGGGCGCCTGCTCGTGGGTGACCAGTACGGCGGCATCTATCGTGTGACCCTGCCTCCTGTGGGTAGCAAGGAGCAGGCGAAGGTGGAGCCTCTGCCCCTCAAGATCGGTGGAGCACACGGTTTGCTGTATGCCTTCAACAGTCTCTACGTGATGATCAATGAGATGAGCGCTCCGCAGAATGCCGGGCGCTCCGGTGGCATCTGGCGACTGAAGGACAATGGCGATGGCACCTTCGGAGAACCGGAGCAACTCCGCAAGATCGCGGGCGGTGGCGAGCACGGCACGCACAGCATGGTGGTGAGCCCGGATGGCAAGAGCATCATCTTCAACAGCGGCAACCATACGAAGCTGCCGGAGAACTTTGAACTCTCCCGTCCCGCTCGTGCCTGGAATGAGGACCACATCCTCCCGCGCATGTGGGATGCGAATGGCCACGCTCGCGGCGTGATGGCGCCCGGCGGCTACATCTGCAAGATGGACCCTGATGGCAAGAAGGTGGAGCTCTTCTGCTATGGCTTCCGCAATGAGTTCGACATTGCCTTCAACAGTGCTGGTGAACTCTTCACGTTCGATGCGGACATGGAGTGGGACATGGGCGCTCCATGGTATCGCCCCACACGCATCAATCACTGCGTGAGCGGTGCGGACTACGGATGGCGCAGTGGCTCCGGCAAGTGGCCCACGTTCTATCCGGACAGCCTTCCTGCTACGGTGGACATCGGCCCTGGCAGCCCCACCGGCGTGGTGAGCGGTACTGGCGCGAAGTTCCCCGCGAAATATCAGCGCGCTGTATATGCCGCCGACTGGACGTATGGCACCATGTACGTGATCCACAGCACGCCGAAGGGTGGCACGTATGAAAGCGTGAAGGAGGAGTTCGTTTCCGGGAAGCCGCTGCCCCTCACGGATCTCATCATTCATCCGCAGGATGGCGCCATGTATTTCGCCGTGGGCGGCCGTCGCACCCAGAGTGCGCTGTATCGGGTGACTTATGTGGGCAGCGAGTCCACCGCTGCCGCGGAGCCGCTTCCACTGACTGCGGAAATGAAACTGCGCCATGAACTGGAAAAGCTCCATGAAGATGGCACGGGTGAAGACGCGATTGCCAAGGCGTGGCCGCATCTCTCCAGCGCAGACCGCTTTGTGCGCTACGCTGCACGCGTGGCCATCGAGCGCCAGCCGGTGACGGCTTGGAAGGGCAAGGCGCTCGCGGAGCAGAATCCGCAGGCTCTCATCGAAGCGTCCATCGCTCTGGCTCGCATTGGTGCCGTGGGCAGTCCCGTGCCGCTGCCGGAGGGTAAGCCCAAGGCGGGCGCGTCCTCAGGCGCAGTGGGCGAGACTTCACCGGAGAATGCACCGTTGCAGGCCGCACTCCTGGGTGCGCTGGAGCGCATTGATTTCGACTCGCTGGATCTCGATCATCAGCTTCAGATTCTGCGGGCGTATGAACTCGTCTTCACACGCCTGGGCAAGCCCTCACCGGAGGTATGCGCAAACCTCGCCGAGAAGTTTGACAGCGTGTATCCCGTCAAGAGCAACGCCGCGAATCTGGAACTCGCGCAACTCCTCATCTTCCTGGAGTCGAAGCGTGTGGTGGCGAAGACACTGGGACTCATGGCCACGGCCAAGGATGACAGTGAAGCGCTGGCGAGCGACGCCCTGCTGGCTCGCAACACCGGCTACGCCCGCGCGGCGGATGAAGTGCATCGCAGCCAGCCGAACCGCCAGCAGATCTCGTACATGTTTGCCTTGAGGAACGCCACAGCTGGCTGGACGAAGGAATCCCGTGAGACGTACTTCTCCTGGTTCCCCCGTGCCCGCCAGTGGAAGGGTGGCAACAGCTTCAAGGGCTTCATCGAAAACACCCGGCAGGAGGCTTTGGCCAACTTTGCTCCTGACGATGAACGCGCCGCACTGGATGCCCTCTCCTCGAAGAATGATGCCGTGCAGGTGGCGAACTTCGTGGCTCCGAAGGGCCCCGGGCGCGCCTACACCATCGATGAGGTTCTGAAGCTTGCCGAAGGCGACGGTCTGAAGCACCGGAACTTCGAAAACGGCAAGGCCATGTTCACCTCCACGCTGTGCCTCACGTGCCACCGCTTTGGTGGAGATGGCGGCAGCATCGGGCCGGACGTTACTGGTGCTGGCAGCCGCTACACGCTGCGCGACTTGATGGAAAACATCATTGAGCCCAGCAAGGTGATCTCGGATCAGTACGACAGCCACCAGATCGAGAAGAAGGATGGCGGCCTCGTCATCGGTCGCATCGTGGCAGAGGAAAATGGCGACCTGATGGTGATGATGAATCCCTTTGCTCCCACCACGCTGACCAAAGTGCCCGCCGATGAAGTGAAGAGCAAGAAGACCCAGCCGGTGAGCATGATGCCGCCTGGCCTCATCAACACGCTGAACCAGGACGAACTTCTCGATCTGATTGCCTACATCCTCTCTGCCGGAAATCCGCAGGATGCGAGGTTTGCGAAGTAG
- a CDS encoding TspO/MBR family protein, producing MSLTAAHSRTISGPITLLALLGWVLLSYAAALPGVWFPPDDWYAHLVKPSWNPPNWLFGPVWSVLYLLMGISAWMVWRKDGFARAGGALTLFLAQLGLNALWTPVFFGMHRTDLALFVIVTLLIMIAATRKAFRRHDRLAAWLLVPYLLWVGFATALNAALWRMNAF from the coding sequence ATGTCTCTCACTGCGGCTCACTCCCGAACCATCTCCGGTCCCATCACGCTGTTGGCGTTGCTGGGTTGGGTGCTGCTTAGTTATGCCGCCGCGTTGCCGGGTGTCTGGTTTCCGCCAGATGACTGGTATGCGCATTTGGTGAAGCCTTCGTGGAATCCTCCGAACTGGCTTTTTGGTCCGGTGTGGTCCGTGCTCTACCTGCTCATGGGCATCAGCGCATGGATGGTCTGGAGGAAGGACGGCTTTGCGCGTGCCGGCGGTGCACTGACGTTGTTCCTCGCGCAGCTCGGCTTGAATGCGCTCTGGACTCCGGTGTTCTTTGGCATGCATCGTACTGACCTGGCACTTTTCGTGATCGTTACGCTGCTCATCATGATTGCTGCCACACGGAAGGCATTCCGCAGGCATGATCGGCTCGCGGCCTGGTTGCTGGTGCCCTACCTGCTGTGGGTGGGCTTTGCCACGGCGCTCAATGCAGCGCTGTGGCGCATGAATGCCTTCTGA